The Cetobacterium somerae sequence ATATCTGCTAACTCTTCCATATCTGGCTCATGATTTAACTTTATTAATTCATTTTCAACTGCTTGTAATGTCATAGACATATTTGTTCCTGTATCTCCATCTGGTACAGGATATACATTTAAATCGTTTAAAACATCTGAATATTTTGATAACCATCTACTTGCAGCTATCAATAACTTTGTTAGCCTAGTAGAGTTTAATACCTTTACTTCTATATTCATTATTTTCCTCCATTTTTAGAATGTTGGTGGATTTACCACCCAAAGAGCTCTAGCTCTTTTATCTGAATTATTTTTAAATCTATGTTTTTGACTAGATTTAAAATAGAAACTATCTCCTTCATGTAAACTATGAACCGTTTCTTCTATATATATATCTAAACTTCCTTCAAGAATAAATATAAACTCTTCTCCATGGTGAGTGTAGTAACTTCTTCCACTTTCACCACCAGGACCAATCTCATATAAAATTGGCTCCATACTTTTCTCTATATTTGATGATGTTAATAAAGAAATTGTTGTATTTGAATCAACACTTTCTACATATTTTCTTTCTTTTGCTCTAATTAA is a genomic window containing:
- a CDS encoding helix-turn-helix domain-containing protein — its product is MSIGERIKKSRNEKSLSLRELATMVDLSASFLSQIEQGKASPSIENLKKIANSLDVRVSYLIEDEEVKKNSDLIRAKERKYVESVDSNTTISLLTSSNIEKSMEPILYEIGPGGESGRSYYTHHGEEFIFILEGSLDIYIEETVHSLHEGDSFYFKSSQKHRFKNNSDKRARALWVVNPPTF